Proteins encoded by one window of Candidatus Obscuribacterales bacterium:
- a CDS encoding DNA-directed RNA polymerase subunit omega, translating to MNTTRILDRLLDKHENRYELVLKVAQRAKQIKNETREQQKVTNAVIQALQMVAAEGDGTILISPSGSIYRPY from the coding sequence ATGAATACAACAAGAATCCTAGATAGACTTTTGGATAAGCATGAGAACCGCTACGAGCTAGTGCTCAAGGTTGCTCAGCGCGCCAAGCAAATCAAGAATGAGACACGCGAGCAGCAAAAGGTAACAAACGCAGTTATCCAAGCTCTGCAAATGGTCGCTGCTGAAGGAGATGGCACAATTCTCATTTCTCCAAGCGGAAGCATCTATCGTCCTTATTAG
- the gmk gene encoding guanylate kinase encodes MAVPQGKIVVITGPSGVGKGTVVQRILADVPNVVKSVSLTTREKRAGEVEGVDYFFVDKAKFEDLVKQNTVLEWAEFAGACYGTPKKWVDEQLKAGLDVILEIEVQGAMQIKKCCPTALLIFLSPPSFEELESRLRGRATETPEKIALRLAKASQELTQKHEFHYEVVNDNLEDAVAKLISIVKHERSKIVDSHSLG; translated from the coding sequence ATGGCAGTTCCCCAAGGCAAGATAGTTGTAATTACCGGCCCATCGGGCGTTGGTAAGGGTACTGTCGTGCAGCGCATTTTGGCTGATGTGCCTAACGTCGTTAAGTCAGTTTCGCTTACAACCAGAGAAAAACGGGCAGGCGAAGTAGAAGGTGTCGACTATTTCTTTGTTGACAAGGCTAAATTTGAAGATTTGGTCAAGCAAAACACTGTGCTTGAGTGGGCTGAATTTGCCGGCGCCTGCTATGGAACACCAAAAAAATGGGTTGATGAACAGCTGAAAGCGGGACTAGATGTCATTCTGGAGATTGAAGTTCAGGGGGCAATGCAAATAAAGAAATGCTGCCCGACCGCCCTGCTCATCTTCTTGTCACCGCCTTCGTTTGAAGAATTAGAGTCGCGTCTTAGAGGGCGCGCCACTGAAACGCCGGAGAAAATTGCCCTGCGTTTGGCTAAAGCCAGCCAGGAATTGACCCAAAAACACGAGTTTCACTATGAAGTTGTTAATGACAATTTAGAAGATGCTGTGGCCAAACTTATTAGCATAGTCAAGCATGAACGTAGTAAAATAGTTGATTCCCACAGTTTAGGCTGA